GGTGTGCTGGGCGACTCCCAGGTTGGACTGGGTGCCCAGGACATCTCCCAGCACGCTTCTGGTGCTTACACCGGTGAAGTGAGTGCTGCCATGCTGAAAGACCTCGGGGTCAAGTATGCCGTGGTGGGCCACAGTGAGCGCCGTGAATACCACTTTGAGTCTGATGCTGTGGTGGCCGCCAAAGCTGTGCAAGCCATCAAAAATGGCATTGTACCCATTGTGTGCGTGGGCGAAAAACTCCCCGAGCGTGAAAAGGGCGAGCATGTCAGCTACACCCTGGCCCAGTTGCGCGGCAGCCTTGCGGGTGTGGAACTGCAGTCCGCCGATGATCTGGTGGTTGCTTATGAACCCGTGTGGGCCATCGGCACCGGCAAAACCGCCACAGCTCAGGATGCGGAAGAACTGTGTGCAGCCATTCGTGGTGTGCTGAAGGAACTCTACCCCCAGTTTGCAGACCAGATCGTGGTGCAATACGGTGGCAGCGTCAAGCCCGACAACATCAGCGAAATCTGCAGCCAGCCCAATGTCAATGGTGCCCTGGTGGGCGGAGCCAGCCTGCTGGTCAACGGTGTGACGGGTCTGGTGGACGGGCTGAAGTGAAGAACCCCAGATCGCAATGATCTGGCAACGGTTTCATGAACACCATTCAAAAGCAGAGTGATCCTCTGCTTTTTTTGTTTGGCACAGCGGTTTTCAGATTTCTGTAAGGGAATACAGCGATTGTGAAAAAGCTCTAACATGTTTCCAAAACGCAAAAAGAGCATGAAGCGCAACCCTTTTCTCACACAAACCGTAT
This window of the Deinococcus roseus genome carries:
- the tpiA gene encoding triose-phosphate isomerase, with amino-acid sequence MTKPQTFLALNWKMNKTPSESIKWAEELLGQLDDLNIKLAIMAPSVSLAGLSGVLGDSQVGLGAQDISQHASGAYTGEVSAAMLKDLGVKYAVVGHSERREYHFESDAVVAAKAVQAIKNGIVPIVCVGEKLPEREKGEHVSYTLAQLRGSLAGVELQSADDLVVAYEPVWAIGTGKTATAQDAEELCAAIRGVLKELYPQFADQIVVQYGGSVKPDNISEICSQPNVNGALVGGASLLVNGVTGLVDGLK